In one window of Streptomyces sp. NBC_01224 DNA:
- a CDS encoding GNAT family N-acetyltransferase, producing the protein MILRTATRADLPAVLALLEDEERVVDPASVVVDGAYEKAFAAIESDPRNEMLVLVDGDTVLGCLQATYIPGLGKHGEERALIEAVRIRADRRGGGLGRELMKQAVDRARLRGCGLMQLTSNKRRTDAHRFYESLGFARSHEGFKLAL; encoded by the coding sequence GTGATCCTTCGCACCGCCACCCGCGCCGACCTGCCCGCCGTCCTCGCCCTCCTCGAAGACGAGGAGCGGGTCGTCGACCCGGCCTCGGTCGTGGTCGACGGCGCGTACGAGAAGGCCTTCGCCGCCATCGAGAGCGACCCGCGCAACGAGATGCTCGTGCTGGTCGACGGCGACACCGTCCTGGGCTGTCTGCAGGCGACCTACATACCGGGGCTCGGCAAGCACGGCGAGGAGCGGGCGCTGATCGAGGCAGTACGGATCAGGGCCGACCGGCGGGGCGGCGGACTGGGCCGGGAGCTGATGAAGCAGGCCGTCGACCGGGCCCGGCTGCGCGGGTGCGGGCTGATGCAACTGACCAGCAACAAGCGGCGTACGGACGCACACCGGTTCTACGAGTCGCTGGGCTTCGCCCGCAGCCACGAAGGCTTCAAGCTCGCTCTCTGA